One segment of Acidovorax sp. DW039 DNA contains the following:
- a CDS encoding acyl-CoA-binding protein codes for MSDLNATFEAAVANSKNLSERPDNPTLLKIYALYKQATAGDNTEKKPSFSDVVGRAKWEAWEKLKGTDADTAKQQYIELIESLR; via the coding sequence ATGTCCGACCTGAACGCCACTTTTGAAGCTGCCGTTGCCAACTCCAAGAACCTGTCCGAGCGCCCTGACAATCCCACGCTCCTCAAGATTTATGCCCTGTACAAGCAGGCTACGGCAGGTGACAACACCGAGAAGAAGCCCAGCTTCTCCGACGTGGTGGGCCGCGCCAAGTGGGAGGCCTGGGAAAAGCTCAAGGGCACGGACGCAGACACTGCCAAGCAGCAGTACATCGAACTGATCGAGTCTCTGCGCTGA
- the argE gene encoding acetylornithine deacetylase, with protein sequence MLSAHALELAQTLVRMNTVSQNSNLELIHFIRDRLAQLGVRSRLTFNADKTKANLFATLGEGKPAGIILSGHTDTVPWTGQNWSMDPLGGQVADGRLYGRGSADMKAFIALALAHAEQFAHSPAPFAVHFAFSYDEEVGCFGVRELIADMRDAGIQPLACIVGEPTLMIPAIAHKGVYRYKCCVRGKEAHSSLTPHSVNAIEMAARLVSRVRDMAEGFEKHEPRFEGFDVPFSTASVGQFHGGIADNVVPRDAEFRYEFRDLPTANAAQMQAEVLAYARSLEPGMQKVAPEAGFQFETICEVPSFLGSKDDAITRLAQQLSGESTTTLVAFGTEAGLFKRAGIPTVVCGPGSIQHAHQPDEFVSLEQLARCEAFMQGLASTSAFGNTDGA encoded by the coding sequence ATGCTCTCTGCCCACGCCCTTGAACTTGCGCAGACCCTGGTGCGCATGAACACCGTCAGCCAGAACTCCAACCTGGAGCTGATCCATTTCATACGCGACAGGCTGGCCCAGCTGGGCGTGCGCAGCCGCCTGACCTTCAATGCCGACAAGACCAAGGCCAACCTGTTTGCCACGCTGGGAGAAGGCAAACCTGCGGGCATCATCCTCTCCGGCCACACGGACACGGTGCCCTGGACGGGACAGAACTGGAGCATGGACCCTCTGGGAGGCCAGGTGGCGGATGGGCGTCTGTATGGGCGCGGCAGCGCAGACATGAAGGCGTTCATTGCCTTGGCGCTGGCCCATGCTGAACAGTTCGCCCACAGCCCGGCCCCGTTCGCCGTGCACTTTGCCTTCAGCTATGACGAGGAAGTAGGGTGCTTTGGCGTGCGGGAGTTGATTGCTGACATGCGCGACGCCGGCATACAGCCCCTTGCGTGCATTGTGGGTGAGCCCACGCTCATGATTCCAGCCATAGCCCACAAAGGGGTGTACCGCTACAAATGCTGCGTGCGCGGCAAAGAGGCGCACTCATCCCTGACTCCGCATTCCGTGAACGCCATCGAAATGGCGGCCCGCCTGGTCAGCCGGGTGCGCGACATGGCCGAAGGATTTGAAAAACACGAGCCCCGGTTTGAGGGCTTTGATGTCCCGTTCTCCACCGCCAGCGTGGGGCAGTTCCACGGGGGGATTGCCGACAACGTGGTGCCGCGCGACGCTGAGTTCCGCTATGAATTCCGCGATCTGCCCACCGCCAATGCGGCACAGATGCAGGCCGAAGTGCTGGCCTACGCCCGATCGCTGGAGCCGGGCATGCAGAAGGTGGCGCCCGAAGCAGGCTTCCAGTTTGAGACCATTTGCGAGGTGCCCAGCTTCCTGGGCAGCAAAGACGACGCCATCACCCGCCTGGCCCAACAGCTCAGCGGCGAAAGCACCACCACCCTGGTGGCATTCGGCACCGAAGCCGGGCTTTTCAAAAGGGCAGGAATCCCCACCGTGGTGTGCGGCCCTGGCAGCATCCAGCACGCACACCAGCCCGACGAGTTTGTGAGCCTGGAGCAGCTTGCACGCTGCGAGGCGTTCATGCAGGGTCTGGCCAGCACTTCTGCTTTTGGCAATACAGACGGAGCCTGA
- a CDS encoding molybdopterin oxidoreductase family protein — protein MSVSNSVNPTPAPVLTVRGACPHDCPDTCSLITTVESGVATRVQGNPAHPHTDGVLCAKVSKYTERTYHPERILTPLKRTGAKGSGQFAPVTWDEALADIAQRLQAIAAHSPEAILPYSYAGTMGMVQGESMDRRFFHQLGASLLDRTICASAGGEGLVQTLGGKVGMKVECFAESQLILIWGSNSIGSNLHFWRYAQQAKRNGAKLVCIDPRKSETADKCHEHIALRPGTDAALALALMHELIQNDWLDHDYIARHTLGWDLLRERALQWPPERAAEVCGIPVEQIRQLARDYGTMKPAAIRLNYGMQRVRGGGNAVRAVACLPALIGAWRHRAGGLLLSSSGQFPVDRAALHRPDLLAGRTPRTLNMSTIGDDLLRETSPTFGPKVEAVVVYNSNPVAVAPESGKVVQGFAREDLFTVVLEHFHTDTADYADYILPATTQLEHWDVHLSYGHTDVLLNRPAVAPMGEARSNAQIFRDLAARMGFTAPCFADSDEALCRQAFGKAVDYALLESQGFATLNLPDAPFAEGHFPTPSGQCEFYSARLAAQGLDGLPDHLPNYELAGTHTRYPLAMISPPARNFLNSTFVNVKSLRTIEGRPLLEIHPDDAAARGIADGSTVRVFNDRGSYECHAEVSNRARPGVVNGLGIWWRKLGLNGTNVNELTSQALTDLGRAPTFYDCLVEVEATSSTAA, from the coding sequence ATGTCTGTATCTAATAGCGTAAATCCCACACCCGCGCCGGTATTGACAGTGCGCGGCGCATGCCCCCACGACTGCCCTGACACCTGCAGCCTGATCACCACCGTGGAGAGCGGCGTGGCCACCCGCGTGCAGGGCAACCCTGCCCATCCGCACACCGATGGCGTGTTGTGCGCCAAGGTGAGCAAATACACCGAACGCACCTATCACCCAGAGCGCATCCTGACCCCCCTCAAGCGCACTGGCGCCAAAGGCAGCGGGCAATTCGCGCCCGTGACCTGGGACGAAGCCCTGGCCGACATCGCCCAGCGCCTGCAAGCCATTGCTGCCCACTCTCCCGAAGCCATCCTGCCCTACAGCTACGCGGGCACCATGGGCATGGTGCAGGGCGAGAGCATGGACCGGCGCTTCTTCCACCAACTGGGCGCTTCGCTGCTGGACCGCACCATCTGCGCTTCAGCCGGTGGCGAGGGGCTGGTGCAGACGCTGGGCGGCAAGGTGGGCATGAAGGTGGAGTGCTTTGCCGAATCGCAGCTCATCCTCATCTGGGGCAGCAACTCGATTGGCAGCAACCTGCACTTCTGGCGCTACGCCCAGCAGGCCAAACGCAATGGAGCCAAGCTGGTATGCATTGATCCGCGCAAGAGCGAGACCGCAGACAAGTGCCACGAACACATCGCCCTGCGCCCTGGCACGGACGCCGCGCTGGCCCTGGCGCTGATGCACGAGCTGATCCAGAACGATTGGCTGGACCACGACTACATCGCCCGCCACACGCTGGGCTGGGACCTGTTGCGCGAGCGCGCCCTGCAGTGGCCACCCGAGCGCGCTGCCGAGGTGTGCGGGATTCCGGTCGAACAGATCCGCCAGCTTGCCCGCGACTACGGGACGATGAAGCCCGCCGCCATCCGCCTGAACTACGGCATGCAGCGCGTGCGTGGCGGCGGCAATGCCGTGCGCGCTGTGGCCTGCCTGCCCGCGCTCATCGGCGCATGGCGGCATCGCGCGGGCGGGTTGCTGCTGTCCAGCTCGGGCCAGTTTCCGGTGGATCGCGCTGCGCTGCACAGGCCGGACCTGCTGGCGGGCCGCACACCGCGCACCCTCAACATGTCCACCATTGGCGACGACCTGCTGCGCGAGACCTCGCCCACCTTCGGCCCCAAAGTCGAAGCCGTGGTGGTCTACAACAGCAACCCCGTGGCCGTGGCGCCCGAGTCCGGCAAGGTGGTGCAGGGCTTTGCACGCGAGGATTTGTTCACCGTGGTGCTGGAGCACTTTCACACCGACACGGCCGACTACGCCGACTACATCCTGCCCGCCACCACCCAGCTGGAGCACTGGGACGTGCACCTGAGCTACGGTCACACCGATGTGCTGCTCAACCGCCCCGCCGTCGCCCCCATGGGCGAGGCGCGCAGCAACGCCCAGATCTTCCGTGACCTGGCCGCCCGCATGGGCTTTACAGCCCCCTGCTTTGCCGACAGTGACGAGGCCCTGTGCCGCCAGGCCTTTGGCAAGGCGGTGGACTACGCCCTGCTCGAATCCCAAGGCTTTGCCACGCTGAACCTGCCCGATGCGCCGTTTGCCGAAGGCCACTTCCCCACGCCCTCTGGCCAATGCGAGTTCTACAGCGCCCGCCTGGCCGCGCAGGGCCTGGATGGTCTGCCCGACCACCTGCCCAACTACGAACTGGCGGGCACCCACACCCGCTATCCGCTGGCGATGATCTCGCCTCCAGCGCGCAACTTCCTCAACTCCACCTTCGTCAACGTCAAAAGCCTGCGCACCATCGAAGGCCGCCCGCTGCTGGAGATACACCCCGACGACGCCGCCGCGCGTGGCATTGCCGACGGCAGCACTGTGCGCGTGTTCAACGACCGGGGCAGCTACGAATGCCACGCCGAAGTGTCGAACCGAGCCCGCCCGGGCGTGGTCAACGGCCTGGGCATCTGGTGGCGCAAGCTGGGGCTGAACGGCACCAACGTGAACGAGCTGACAAGCCAGGCCCTGACAGACCTGGGCCGCGCACCCACGTTTTATGACTGCCTGGTGGAGGTGGAGGCGACCAGCAGCACCGCTGCCTGA
- a CDS encoding M14 family metallopeptidase: MIGIPQAFSPTYAIARKKFLEAAAAGGLALESHVHPLPGREGEVLAMDVALDGVPDADKLLIVSSACHGVEGYCGSGVQVFALHDAEWRAKARDAGVAVLYIHALNPYGFSHVRRTTHENVDLNRNFHSFKEPLPRNDAYREVAHLLLPDVWPPDAANTRAVQAFLAERGEAAWQAAITRGQHEFPQGLFFGGTAPTWSNQTLRQVLREHGQRAKQVAWIDLHTGLGPSGLGERIYAGKDDAAAVQRARRWWDGGGATPVTSIYDGSSTSAFLTGLMWTAIYDECPQAEYTGIAMEYGTVPVTEVIQALRAEHWLNIHPEAPAELAAQIKAHMLAAFYTDTDEWKGQIVSQARQSLFQAVDGLVAG, translated from the coding sequence ATGATCGGTATCCCTCAAGCGTTCTCTCCCACCTACGCCATCGCCCGCAAGAAGTTTCTGGAGGCTGCAGCGGCTGGCGGGCTGGCTCTGGAATCCCATGTGCACCCGCTGCCTGGGCGCGAGGGGGAGGTGCTGGCCATGGATGTGGCGCTGGACGGGGTGCCGGATGCCGACAAGCTGCTCATCGTCAGCAGCGCCTGCCACGGGGTGGAGGGCTACTGCGGCAGCGGTGTGCAGGTGTTTGCCCTGCACGACGCCGAATGGCGCGCCAAGGCGCGGGATGCGGGCGTGGCCGTGCTCTACATCCATGCCCTCAACCCGTATGGCTTTTCGCACGTTCGCCGCACCACGCACGAAAACGTGGACCTCAACCGCAACTTCCACTCTTTCAAAGAGCCGCTGCCCCGCAACGACGCCTACCGCGAGGTCGCCCACCTGCTGCTGCCCGATGTGTGGCCGCCTGACGCTGCCAACACCCGCGCCGTGCAGGCGTTTCTGGCAGAGCGGGGCGAGGCCGCCTGGCAAGCGGCCATCACCCGCGGGCAGCACGAGTTTCCACAAGGCCTGTTCTTTGGCGGCACTGCGCCCACCTGGAGCAACCAGACGCTTCGGCAGGTGTTGCGTGAGCACGGCCAACGCGCCAAGCAGGTGGCCTGGATTGACCTGCACACCGGCCTGGGCCCCAGCGGCCTGGGTGAGCGGATCTACGCAGGCAAAGACGACGCAGCGGCCGTGCAGCGCGCCCGCCGCTGGTGGGATGGTGGCGGTGCCACGCCCGTCACCTCCATTTATGACGGATCTTCCACCTCGGCCTTCCTCACCGGCCTGATGTGGACCGCCATCTACGACGAGTGCCCGCAGGCCGAGTACACCGGCATTGCCATGGAGTACGGCACCGTACCCGTCACCGAAGTCATCCAGGCCCTGCGCGCCGAGCACTGGCTCAATATCCACCCCGAAGCCCCGGCCGAGCTGGCGGCGCAGATCAAGGCGCATATGCTGGCAGCCTTCTATACCGATACGGATGAGTGGAAAGGGCAGATCGTCAGCCAGGCAAGGCAGTCGCTGTTCCAGGCGGTGGATGGGCTGGTGGCAGGCTGA
- a CDS encoding M20 aminoacylase family protein — MNVIDSIVTQAAGIAAVRRDIHAHPELCFEEVRTADVVAGKLTEWGIPVHRGLGKTGVVGIVHGRDGGACGRAVGLRADMDALPMQEFNTFAHASKHAGKMHACGHDGHTAMLLAAAQHLAKHRNFDGTVYLIFQPAEEGGGGARVMIEDGLFEQFPMQAVYGMHNWPGMRAGTMAASAGPVMASTSEFKITVRGKGGHAAMPHMGVDPVPIACQMVQAFQTIISRNKKPVDAGVISVTMIHTGEATNVVPDSCELQGTVRTFSFEVLDLIEKRMRQVAEHTCAAHDAVCDFEFVRNYPPTINTPAEAQLARKVMASIVGEDNALEQEPSMGAEDFAYMLQAKPGAYCFIANGDGTHREMGHGGGPCTLHNPSYDFNDDLIPLGATFWVRLAEEWLAQAASSAA, encoded by the coding sequence ATGAACGTTATCGACTCCATCGTCACCCAGGCTGCGGGCATTGCTGCCGTTCGCCGCGATATCCACGCCCACCCCGAACTGTGTTTTGAAGAAGTCCGCACTGCCGATGTGGTGGCGGGCAAGCTCACGGAATGGGGCATTCCGGTACACCGGGGCCTGGGCAAGACGGGGGTGGTGGGCATCGTGCACGGTCGTGATGGCGGTGCCTGTGGCCGCGCCGTGGGCCTGCGGGCCGACATGGACGCCTTGCCCATGCAGGAGTTCAACACCTTTGCCCATGCCAGCAAGCATGCGGGCAAGATGCACGCCTGCGGGCACGACGGCCATACCGCCATGCTGCTGGCAGCGGCGCAGCACCTGGCCAAGCACCGTAACTTTGACGGCACCGTGTACCTCATCTTCCAGCCTGCAGAAGAGGGCGGCGGCGGTGCGCGCGTGATGATCGAGGACGGTCTGTTCGAGCAGTTTCCCATGCAGGCCGTGTACGGCATGCACAACTGGCCCGGCATGCGCGCTGGCACCATGGCCGCCAGCGCCGGGCCCGTGATGGCATCGACCAGCGAATTCAAGATTACGGTGCGCGGCAAGGGTGGCCATGCCGCCATGCCGCACATGGGCGTAGACCCTGTGCCGATTGCCTGCCAGATGGTGCAGGCCTTCCAGACCATCATCAGCCGCAACAAGAAGCCGGTGGATGCGGGCGTGATCTCGGTCACCATGATCCACACCGGCGAGGCCACCAACGTGGTGCCCGACAGCTGCGAGCTGCAGGGCACGGTGCGCACGTTCTCGTTCGAGGTGCTCGACCTGATCGAAAAGCGCATGCGCCAGGTGGCCGAGCACACCTGCGCCGCGCACGATGCCGTGTGCGACTTTGAATTTGTGCGCAACTACCCGCCCACCATCAACACCCCCGCCGAAGCCCAGCTGGCCCGCAAGGTGATGGCCAGCATCGTCGGAGAAGACAACGCGCTGGAGCAGGAGCCCAGCATGGGCGCGGAAGACTTTGCCTACATGCTGCAGGCCAAACCAGGGGCCTACTGCTTCATTGCCAACGGCGACGGCACCCACCGCGAGATGGGGCATGGCGGCGGCCCCTGCACGCTGCACAACCCCAGCTACGACTTCAACGACGACCTGATCCCCCTGGGGGCCACCTTCTGGGTGCGCCTGGCCGAGGAGTGGCTGGCCCAGGCGGCGTCTTCGGCTGCGTGA
- a CDS encoding ATP-dependent DNA helicase — protein sequence MTDAAPTVVTVVTADTPSDVTCPASAPPPPAVALSVSVRALCEFTARAGDLDLRYTPAPSALEGMEGHRLVQARRGPGYEAEVPLSGALGALVVRGRADGFDAARQQLEEIKTYRGDLDSVRPHQRALHWAQARVYGHLMCQARALDRIHVALVYAQTGTGHETVLVETHTAADLQAFFEDLCTRFQDWARSELQHRQARDAALAALTFPHGAFRAGQRDLAVAVYRSVRADAGQCLLAQAPTGIGKTLGTLFPMLQASARKGLDKLFFLTAKGTGHALALEALARVQAQLAVPHTAHAQPAPLPPQPATLRVLDVLARDKVCEHPDKACHGESCPLAQGFYDRLPAARNALQQRAGMWDGATVRAEALTHRICPYYLAQEMTKWCDVAVADYHYYYDSAAMLYALTVSRQWKVGVLVDEAHNLPDRARRMYTAELQPHTLAEARRTATGAVRKALDKVQRSWSALQREQDTAYRALPELPTDLTTAVERAIGAVAQAQSEAPLLPGDPVLTFYLEALHFAAMAEQFGTHAVLDVSLHPPHTGGARKGVHSTLCIRNIVPAPHLQPRHAAAQSSVFFSGTLTPAHYYQDLLGLPAETPFVDVDSPFHAGQLAVQVVGHVSTRYADRDRSLLPLVEVLAAQYALQPGNYLCFASSFDYLQRIALALQGHHPEIPQWQQTAGMDEAERAAFLQRFQEGGQGMGFAVLGGAFSEGVDLPGHRLIGAFIATLGLPQINPVNEQMRRAMDLHFGSGKGYDYTYLYPGLRKVVQAAGRVIRTEQDRGVVFLMDDRYQRAQVRALLPSWWHVLDPKQKRP from the coding sequence ATGACTGACGCAGCCCCCACAGTCGTCACAGTCGTCACGGCCGACACCCCGTCTGACGTTACGTGCCCGGCCAGTGCCCCCCCGCCGCCGGCCGTAGCGCTCTCCGTGTCCGTGCGCGCCCTGTGCGAGTTCACAGCCCGTGCGGGCGACCTGGACCTGCGCTACACCCCCGCCCCCAGCGCGCTCGAAGGCATGGAGGGCCACCGGCTGGTGCAGGCGCGGCGCGGGCCGGGGTACGAGGCCGAAGTGCCGCTGTCGGGAGCCTTGGGCGCCCTGGTGGTGCGGGGCCGGGCTGACGGCTTTGATGCTGCACGCCAGCAACTGGAAGAGATCAAGACCTACCGGGGCGACCTGGACAGCGTGCGCCCCCACCAGCGCGCGCTGCACTGGGCACAGGCCCGCGTGTACGGGCACCTGATGTGCCAGGCCCGGGCACTGGACCGCATCCACGTCGCCCTGGTGTACGCACAGACCGGCACCGGCCACGAGACCGTGCTGGTGGAAACCCACACGGCCGCTGATCTGCAGGCCTTTTTTGAGGACCTGTGCACCCGCTTTCAGGACTGGGCCCGCAGCGAACTGCAGCACCGGCAAGCGCGCGATGCTGCCCTGGCTGCGCTGACATTTCCGCACGGGGCCTTTCGGGCGGGGCAGCGCGACCTGGCTGTGGCGGTGTACCGCAGCGTGCGGGCTGATGCAGGCCAGTGTCTTCTGGCGCAGGCTCCCACGGGTATCGGCAAGACGCTGGGCACCCTCTTTCCCATGCTGCAGGCCAGCGCCCGCAAGGGGCTGGACAAGCTCTTCTTCCTCACCGCCAAGGGCACAGGCCATGCACTGGCCCTGGAGGCCTTGGCGCGGGTGCAGGCCCAGCTGGCGGTGCCGCACACGGCCCATGCGCAACCCGCCCCTTTGCCGCCCCAGCCAGCCACCCTGCGCGTGCTGGACGTGCTGGCCCGCGACAAGGTGTGCGAGCACCCGGACAAAGCCTGCCATGGCGAATCCTGCCCGCTGGCCCAAGGCTTTTACGACCGCCTGCCCGCTGCGCGCAACGCCCTGCAGCAACGCGCAGGCATGTGGGATGGAGCCACAGTGCGCGCCGAAGCACTGACCCATCGCATCTGCCCCTATTACCTGGCGCAGGAGATGACCAAGTGGTGCGATGTGGCGGTGGCGGACTACCACTACTACTACGACAGTGCCGCCATGCTGTATGCGCTGACGGTATCGCGCCAATGGAAGGTGGGAGTGCTGGTGGACGAAGCCCACAACCTGCCCGATCGCGCCCGGCGCATGTACACCGCAGAACTGCAACCCCACACCCTGGCAGAGGCGCGGCGCACAGCCACTGGCGCAGTGCGCAAGGCGCTGGACAAAGTGCAGCGCAGCTGGAGTGCCCTGCAGCGCGAGCAGGACACCGCGTACCGGGCTCTGCCAGAGCTGCCTACAGACCTGACCACGGCCGTTGAGCGCGCCATCGGTGCTGTGGCGCAAGCCCAGTCTGAAGCCCCCTTGCTGCCCGGCGACCCGGTGCTGACCTTTTACCTGGAGGCGCTGCACTTTGCCGCCATGGCCGAACAGTTCGGCACCCACGCGGTGCTGGACGTGAGCCTGCATCCGCCGCACACCGGCGGCGCCCGCAAGGGTGTGCACAGCACCCTGTGCATCCGCAATATCGTGCCAGCCCCGCACCTGCAGCCGCGCCATGCCGCAGCGCAGTCCAGCGTGTTTTTCTCGGGCACGCTCACCCCTGCCCATTACTACCAGGACCTGCTCGGGCTTCCGGCTGAAACACCGTTTGTGGATGTGGATTCGCCCTTCCACGCAGGGCAGCTGGCCGTGCAGGTGGTGGGCCATGTATCCACCCGGTATGCGGACCGGGACCGCTCGCTACTGCCGCTGGTGGAGGTGCTGGCCGCCCAGTACGCGTTGCAGCCGGGCAACTACCTGTGCTTTGCCAGCAGCTTTGACTACCTGCAGCGCATTGCCCTCGCATTGCAGGGGCACCACCCCGAGATACCCCAGTGGCAGCAGACTGCGGGCATGGACGAGGCCGAACGTGCGGCCTTCCTCCAGCGCTTTCAGGAGGGAGGCCAAGGCATGGGCTTTGCCGTGCTGGGCGGGGCTTTTTCTGAGGGGGTGGACCTGCCTGGACACCGGTTGATTGGTGCGTTCATCGCTACGCTTGGGCTGCCGCAGATCAACCCTGTGAACGAGCAGATGCGCCGCGCCATGGACCTGCACTTTGGCAGCGGCAAGGGCTATGACTACACCTATCTGTACCCGGGCCTGCGCAAGGTGGTACAGGCCGCCGGTCGCGTCATCCGCACCGAGCAGGACCGGGGCGTGGTGTTTCTGATGGATGACCGCTACCAGCGCGCCCAGGTGCGCGCGCTGCTGCCGAGCTGGTGGCATGTGCTCGACCCAAAACAAAAGCGGCCCTGA
- a CDS encoding ABC transporter substrate-binding protein, which yields MNPQLLSRRRFSVGVGAAALAGFGVARAQSEGRIVLGQSAPFSGPAAQLGIQFNQGAKLFFDQLNAAGGIGKRTVEIRTLDDGYEPDRCAENTRKFIADDVFALFGYVGTPTSMAALPLFSQAKLPFFAPFTGAESLRQPFNRLVFHVRASYYDETALIVRQLVNLGLKKIAVFHQNDAYGKAGLDGVTKALTEQKLTMLAAATVERNSVDVSAAVEKLVAAKPDAVVQIAAYGASAAFVRAARKAGYGGTFYNVSFVGTQALADELGKDGAGVVVSQVVPSPYQPSRQITREFLDAIKKGGDKVQANYSSMEGFLAARIFTEGLRQAQSSGKITRENLIGGLESIGTQVISGFPVSFAPNDHIASHFVEMSMLTGDGRVRT from the coding sequence ATGAACCCCCAGTTATTGAGCCGCAGGCGTTTTTCCGTGGGAGTAGGGGCCGCCGCGCTGGCCGGCTTCGGTGTGGCCCGTGCGCAAAGCGAGGGCCGCATCGTGCTCGGTCAGTCTGCACCATTTTCAGGCCCGGCGGCGCAACTGGGTATTCAGTTCAACCAGGGGGCCAAGCTGTTTTTTGATCAGCTCAATGCTGCGGGCGGCATCGGCAAGCGCACGGTGGAGATCCGCACGCTGGACGACGGCTATGAGCCCGACCGCTGTGCCGAAAACACCCGCAAGTTCATCGCCGACGATGTGTTTGCCTTGTTTGGCTATGTGGGCACGCCCACCAGCATGGCCGCGTTGCCCTTGTTCTCTCAGGCCAAACTGCCATTTTTTGCACCCTTCACGGGGGCGGAATCCTTGCGCCAGCCCTTCAACCGCCTGGTGTTTCACGTGCGTGCGTCTTACTACGATGAGACTGCGCTCATCGTGCGCCAGCTGGTCAACCTGGGGCTCAAGAAGATTGCCGTTTTTCACCAGAACGACGCTTATGGCAAGGCGGGGCTGGACGGGGTGACCAAGGCCCTGACGGAGCAAAAGCTCACCATGCTGGCTGCCGCGACAGTGGAGCGCAATTCGGTAGACGTGTCCGCTGCGGTGGAAAAGCTGGTCGCCGCCAAGCCTGACGCGGTAGTGCAGATCGCGGCCTATGGTGCCAGTGCTGCATTTGTGCGGGCTGCACGCAAGGCCGGATATGGCGGCACGTTCTACAACGTCTCGTTTGTGGGCACGCAGGCCCTGGCCGACGAGCTGGGCAAGGACGGCGCCGGTGTGGTGGTATCGCAGGTGGTGCCGTCTCCCTACCAACCCTCCCGCCAGATCACGCGCGAGTTTCTGGACGCCATCAAGAAGGGCGGCGACAAGGTACAGGCCAACTACTCCAGCATGGAAGGCTTCCTGGCCGCACGCATCTTCACGGAAGGCCTTCGCCAGGCCCAGTCCAGCGGCAAGATCACCCGCGAAAACCTGATCGGTGGTCTCGAATCCATCGGCACGCAGGTCATTTCAGGCTTCCCGGTGTCGTTTGCCCCCAACGATCACATCGCGTCGCACTTTGTCGAAATGTCCATGCTCACAGGGGATGGACGGGTGCGTACTTGA